Proteins found in one Pontibacter sp. SGAir0037 genomic segment:
- a CDS encoding DUF1599 domain-containing protein, with translation MISQTLQEYNRVVNRCKDTFVKKTKDYGTAWRVLRLPSITDQIFIKAQRIRSIQEKGVQLVEDDISSEFVGIINYCIIALMQLELQENPELTLPAEEVERLYTKHIEANIQLLNAKNHDYGEAWRDMRVSSITDIILMKLYRTKQIEDNQGQTLISEGVDANYRDMINYAAFCLIKLGFAE, from the coding sequence TTGATTAGTCAAACGCTCCAGGAATATAATCGGGTTGTAAACCGTTGCAAAGATACATTTGTAAAGAAAACCAAAGACTACGGCACCGCCTGGCGTGTGCTGCGGTTGCCTTCTATCACCGATCAGATCTTCATTAAGGCCCAGCGTATCCGCTCTATCCAGGAGAAAGGAGTGCAGCTGGTAGAAGATGACATTTCATCGGAGTTTGTTGGTATTATCAACTACTGCATAATTGCCCTGATGCAGCTGGAACTGCAGGAAAACCCTGAACTTACGTTGCCAGCGGAAGAGGTGGAGCGGCTATACACCAAGCATATTGAGGCGAATATTCAATTGCTAAATGCCAAAAACCACGATTATGGGGAGGCATGGCGTGATATGCGGGTAAGCTCTATCACGGATATTATCCTGATGAAGCTGTACCGCACCAAGCAGATTGAAGATAACCAGGGGCAAACGTTAATCTCGGAGGGAGTGGACGCTAACTATCGGGACATGATCAATTATGCCGCGTTTTGCCTGATTAAGCTGGGCTTTGCAGAATAG
- the folP gene encoding dihydropteroate synthase produces MNPKDKLFQKKSTLNSRGNILSLDTPLVMGILNTTPDSFYSGSRLGSINEVLERAASMLADGADILDIGGYSSRPGAADVPVEEELARVIPATEAILKEFPDTIISIDTFRARVAAEAVKAGAAVINDISGGTLDEAMFETIAQLQVPYILMHMRGTPQTMASLANYDDVVLEVTDELQVKVAKLKQLGVKDIILDPGFGFAKTIDHNFKLLNRLEELRVLELPLLVGVSRKSMTYKFLGIDQSEALAGTIALNTMALMKGADILRVHDVKETKQTIELYKKTTL; encoded by the coding sequence TTGAACCCGAAAGATAAGCTTTTTCAAAAAAAAAGCACACTTAACAGCCGCGGAAATATCCTTTCCCTCGACACACCGCTGGTGATGGGCATTCTCAACACAACCCCTGATTCTTTTTATTCCGGCAGCCGCCTCGGCTCCATTAACGAAGTGCTCGAAAGAGCAGCCTCTATGCTGGCTGATGGCGCTGATATACTGGATATCGGCGGCTACTCTTCTCGCCCTGGTGCTGCCGATGTGCCTGTAGAAGAAGAACTGGCACGTGTTATTCCCGCAACCGAAGCTATTCTGAAAGAGTTTCCGGATACCATTATCTCCATTGATACGTTTAGGGCTAGAGTAGCAGCAGAAGCCGTTAAAGCTGGTGCTGCCGTTATTAACGACATTTCGGGCGGTACACTGGATGAGGCTATGTTTGAAACCATTGCACAATTGCAGGTTCCCTACATTCTGATGCACATGCGTGGCACGCCCCAGACAATGGCAAGTCTGGCAAATTATGATGATGTGGTGCTGGAGGTAACGGATGAATTACAGGTAAAAGTGGCAAAACTAAAGCAATTAGGCGTGAAAGATATTATCTTAGACCCGGGCTTCGGATTTGCAAAAACGATAGACCATAATTTTAAGTTACTGAACCGCCTGGAGGAACTTAGGGTACTCGAACTGCCTTTATTAGTAGGAGTGTCGCGCAAATCTATGACGTACAAGTTCCTGGGCATAGACCAGTCAGAAGCTTTGGCGGGCACTATTGCTTTAAACACAATGGCTCTTATGAAAGGAGCCGACATTTTGCGGGTACACGACGTAAAAGAAACAAAACAAACTATAGAACTATACAAGAAAACTACGCTTTGA
- the cdaA gene encoding diadenylate cyclase CdaA, producing the protein MIPLFAIGFLEIELLDIIDILLVTVLLYQLYKLLTGSVALKIFLGLLSIYLLYLVVRAAGMELLSIILGQFMGVGVLAAIIVFQPEIRRFLLLIGKTTAFNNDRFFRGFPWRREQAEKLSLTPFIEAAKTLAGKNTGALIVFAKSSELKYYAESGDLIDAVISKRLLMSIFNKTSPLHDGAVIISGNRIKAARCILPVTENNDIPASMGLRHRAAIGLTEVTDSIVLVVSEETGQIALVRNGEVFRNLSSADLRLKLNQFLFDTEQKPAASSSTEKSINAA; encoded by the coding sequence TTGATTCCTTTATTTGCCATAGGGTTTTTAGAAATTGAGCTGCTCGATATTATAGACATCCTGCTCGTTACAGTGCTGCTGTACCAATTGTACAAGCTCTTAACAGGTAGTGTGGCACTTAAAATTTTTCTGGGGCTGCTTTCTATCTACCTGCTCTATTTGGTGGTAAGGGCAGCAGGAATGGAGTTGCTCAGTATTATCCTGGGCCAGTTTATGGGTGTAGGTGTACTGGCAGCAATTATCGTGTTCCAGCCCGAAATCAGGCGTTTTCTGTTGCTGATTGGCAAAACAACCGCTTTTAACAACGACCGCTTTTTCCGGGGCTTCCCCTGGCGGCGCGAGCAGGCCGAAAAGCTTAGCCTTACACCTTTTATCGAAGCTGCCAAAACCCTGGCAGGCAAAAACACGGGAGCGCTTATTGTGTTTGCCAAAAGCTCGGAGCTGAAATACTATGCTGAGTCAGGCGACTTGATTGATGCTGTTATCTCGAAGCGACTGCTTATGTCTATCTTTAACAAGACAAGCCCGCTGCACGATGGCGCTGTTATTATTTCCGGTAATCGCATAAAAGCGGCCCGTTGCATTTTGCCTGTAACGGAGAACAATGATATACCAGCCTCCATGGGTCTGCGCCACCGTGCCGCTATTGGTTTAACAGAAGTAACAGATAGTATTGTGTTAGTGGTATCAGAGGAAACAGGACAAATTGCTTTAGTTCGAAATGGGGAGGTGTTTCGAAATCTTTCTTCTGCAGATCTCCGCCTTAAGCTAAACCAGTTCCTGTTCGATACAGAGCAAAAGCCAGCAGCTTCTTCGTCTACTGAGAAATCAATTAATGCTGCCTGA
- the hemB gene encoding porphobilinogen synthase produces the protein MTRRPRRNRQSEVIRNMVQENNLTMNDFILPVFIVEGQNQRIEIASMPGVNRFSIDTLLEEINSCVELGIKAFAPFGAIPENLKDKMATESHNPEGLYVRAIREIKKNFPDVVLMTDVAMDPYSSDGHDGIVMNGEILNDETLEVLGKMALAQAQAGADIVGPSDMMDGRVGHIRKVLDVNGFQKVGIMSYTAKYASAFYGPFRDALDSAPKSGDKKTYQMNTANSREALIEAALDTEEGADYLMVKPALSYLDIIKLLRDNSNLPIAAYNISGEYAMVKAAAQKGWIDGEKAMVEILMSIKRAGADIILTYFAKEFAQYLRK, from the coding sequence ATGACCAGGAGACCAAGACGTAATCGCCAGTCGGAGGTGATTCGCAACATGGTACAGGAAAATAACCTGACCATGAACGACTTTATATTACCTGTTTTTATAGTAGAAGGTCAGAACCAACGCATCGAGATTGCCTCGATGCCTGGAGTAAACCGCTTTTCGATAGATACTTTACTTGAAGAAATAAACTCCTGCGTAGAGTTAGGGATAAAAGCTTTCGCTCCATTTGGTGCCATACCAGAAAACCTGAAGGATAAGATGGCAACCGAAAGCCATAATCCTGAAGGATTATATGTAAGGGCCATCCGTGAGATCAAGAAGAACTTTCCGGATGTGGTACTCATGACCGATGTGGCCATGGACCCTTATAGCTCCGACGGGCACGATGGCATTGTAATGAACGGTGAAATCTTAAATGATGAAACGTTAGAGGTATTAGGCAAAATGGCTCTGGCCCAAGCACAAGCCGGCGCCGATATTGTAGGCCCATCTGATATGATGGACGGACGAGTAGGCCATATCCGCAAAGTGCTGGATGTAAACGGTTTTCAGAAAGTAGGCATTATGTCTTATACGGCCAAGTATGCCAGCGCCTTTTACGGCCCGTTCCGCGATGCCCTGGACTCTGCGCCTAAGAGCGGCGATAAAAAAACGTACCAGATGAACACGGCTAACAGCCGCGAGGCCTTGATAGAGGCCGCTTTGGATACAGAAGAGGGAGCGGACTACCTGATGGTGAAACCTGCTTTATCGTACCTGGATATCATTAAGCTGCTGCGCGATAATTCTAATTTACCCATTGCTGCCTATAATATAAGCGGAGAGTATGCTATGGTAAAAGCAGCAGCTCAAAAAGGATGGATCGACGGGGAAAAAGCTATGGTGGAGATATTAATGAGCATCAAGAGAGCCGGTGCCGACATTATCCTGACCTACTTTGCAAAAGAATTTGCGCAGTACTTGAGAAAATAA
- a CDS encoding pentapeptide repeat-containing protein, protein MKKSLYLLLAFALLPLLSMAQTKVNASEVLDKINRGEAVSYRDAEIIGDLNMTRLENMKLKKKGSNEYISTVVAPVSFVNCTFRGDVLAYENSGSGSFNLLGNSSDEVYNTDFEKEVRFENCEFKKKSALKYSHFNGTASFAGSRFAEEALFKYSKFSGSINFSKVRFNNYANFKYVTFPVAVNFNQATFGSEADFKYAKFPEGVDFGNAAFNGMANFKYAEIADPINLKGASFKGGDDFKYTKINNRSVTLSYLLEKSR, encoded by the coding sequence ATGAAAAAGTCGTTATATCTACTACTGGCATTTGCGCTGCTGCCATTACTTTCAATGGCACAAACTAAAGTAAATGCTTCAGAGGTCTTAGATAAAATAAACCGAGGTGAGGCTGTGTCTTACAGAGATGCAGAAATTATCGGCGATTTAAACATGACGAGACTGGAGAACATGAAGTTAAAGAAGAAGGGCTCCAACGAATATATCAGTACAGTAGTTGCGCCTGTTTCTTTTGTAAACTGCACATTTAGAGGAGATGTGCTGGCTTATGAAAACTCAGGAAGTGGCAGCTTTAATTTATTAGGTAATTCTTCGGATGAGGTATATAATACCGATTTTGAAAAAGAGGTGCGCTTCGAGAACTGTGAGTTTAAAAAGAAGAGTGCTCTTAAATATTCTCATTTTAACGGTACGGCTTCTTTTGCAGGAAGTAGGTTTGCAGAGGAAGCCTTATTTAAGTACAGCAAATTTTCTGGAAGCATAAACTTTAGCAAAGTAAGGTTTAACAACTATGCCAACTTTAAGTATGTAACCTTTCCGGTAGCTGTAAATTTTAACCAGGCAACATTCGGTAGCGAGGCCGATTTTAAATATGCAAAATTTCCTGAAGGAGTAGATTTTGGAAACGCGGCTTTTAACGGCATGGCCAATTTTAAATATGCCGAAATAGCTGATCCTATAAATCTGAAAGGAGCTTCCTTTAAAGGAGGAGATGATTTTAAGTATACCAAGATCAACAACAGATCGGTAACACTGTCTTACCTGCTGGAGAAAAGCAGATAA
- a CDS encoding GntR family transcriptional regulator, whose product MEFKENQAIYLQIADRFFENILQKKWDSGDKIPSIRDMAVEFEVNPNTTMRTFNYLQDKGIIYNKRGIGYFLAEDGLEKTIALKKEQFIQEELPVFFRTMQLLGLTIEDLKKYAQAWSNEGAV is encoded by the coding sequence ATGGAATTCAAGGAAAACCAGGCAATCTATCTTCAGATAGCAGATAGATTCTTCGAAAATATATTACAGAAAAAGTGGGACAGCGGCGACAAGATCCCATCTATTAGAGATATGGCAGTTGAATTTGAAGTTAACCCCAATACCACAATGAGAACATTTAATTACCTCCAGGACAAAGGCATTATCTATAACAAAAGAGGCATCGGTTACTTCTTAGCCGAAGATGGCCTGGAGAAAACCATTGCTCTTAAAAAGGAACAGTTTATACAGGAAGAATTACCTGTTTTCTTCAGAACCATGCAGTTACTGGGGCTTACAATTGAGGACCTGAAGAAGTATGCGCAAGCATGGTCTAACGAGGGTGCTGTGTAG